The Gossypium arboreum isolate Shixiya-1 chromosome 4, ASM2569848v2, whole genome shotgun sequence DNA segment cAAAATggaacaccccaaacttggcctagacattatggccaaatttAAGAATGTTACGaagtaaaagtaaaaaaaaatatataatcttATCATTTTGAAAATCTCGTAGAATTTGTTACTAAAAGAGTCCACTTACTTAGAAGCATGTTATTATACTCATTAGCAAAAAACCATCAAATGTATATTCTTTCAAAATACAATAATTTGCAGTGGAAGTTTAAaattcgtgatattttgaaaaccgaGTTTATGTTCTCAATAAAAACGTTTATTTACATAAAATAGTTGTTTTCGTAAAATATTTTGTCGAACATTGCagaaaaattcaaaacaaaatcgaatccaaaaattaaaaaccaaacagtctagagagtcccaaaattacaaaactctcaaaaATCAGAAAATTAGGTAAACTTTTAAAGTAGATGAAATTTACTGACCAGTGGTCACATCTGAGCCTCCATCGCTCTAACCCACCTAAGCTTGCGGAAAGTGAGTTTTAagaactcagtgtgtaactcaaCAAAAACATAGTTCAGATTTTATCGCCTAACAGAACAAATACAGACATAAATCGCTTTTCAGAATCAGATTTTAAACAATCATACAGATACAGATAAGTATAGTCCTACcctcatcctctacacaccaactccgaccatcccattAGACCACgtggggtataaaacacccacTCAACCCTAGACACCACATAGTGCCCATACGACACTTATCAGAATAATCACAGTTGTGTAGCCAGTATATTGGCGAGAAGTCGCCTCATACAAAATACTTCCTCCATATAAACATATCTCGCCCCATAACAGATATAGATAAAATAGAATAACAGATACTATTCATGCTTATACATAGCAGATATTACACATGCTTAAGCGTGACAGAACAAATTATACATACCATGTCTCACAAATCTTATATAAACATTATATAAGTTATTTTCAGTCTAATAGAGTAGCATGTTTCATGCTTTTTAAGGCTTATACCACACATACTGAACATACGGAAAGCCCACAGTAGATCGGAACGACGTGTATGACCCTagggaaaaattctaaattttaggCCCACAtgttcgtgtggcccacacgccaGGAATGGCCTTCCCAGTGTAGCCCACATGGCTTACACGCCTGTATGGTTTgctcatgtgggcccacacacatggaatgtccttgcccgtgtggcATTGACAGGCTAgattttcagcttttgccgatcatTATTTTCTTGCATTTTCGTTACACACCTAGTTCGATCCTAATGTAAAAGTAATCCCGAGACCACTGAACCCGAAAGACAGCATTCCAATGCCCAAATTTAGTAAAAGATTTTCAAACTCGAACGAAAATTATCTAAAACAGAGTATCACAATAACATCTAGTGCATTTGCATACTTACCAACAACGAATAGAAAACACCCACACTTAATTCGCTGGAGAAGCACCAGCCGCTTCTTGTCTTTCCCTTAAACTAGAAATAACTAAACACCATCAATGAATTCCGTTAAAACATAATTAGAATCCCCCTAACGCATACAGTTAAGAAATTATTCAGTAGCTTAACTATTCGGAACGGATCAAAGAACCCGAATGCACAACGATTACAACACGAACGATGAACAGAGTTAAAGAATAAAGCAACAAAAAATTTTACAGAGGAaggaagagagagaaaaaagtcaaaaaggaaaaattttggaaaaaagaacataatagaaaaaaattaaaattaaaattaaatcccATCTCCGCCCCACTATCCACTAACCAACAAACTCCCCCAAATTTGACCTACTAACTCATCCAACTACTACAGAATATCAGTTCCATCCGACTTCTACTGCACAACCGGTACACACTCACAGAAGTAAAAATTAACATCCTTTGCTTATACAAGGGTTCGAACATAAAACCCTAAAGCAAGCTAACACCTTACTACTTGAACTAGCAGGCTCATTTTGATATATGGTGACTAAAAATATAACATAAGTCCAACCAATAGGGATAAGGCTAGGataaaaaatagtagaattttcCAAAAatgggacttgaacccaagacctcaaacaTACTCCAAtatcacttaaccactgaagcaaatacttatttatgttaaaattcataaaaacaaAGTTAAATAAATCAAGGCATTACATACACAATTATCAATTCATTGTctcataatatttaaattatcattTCTAATAACATGAtttgaataaacaaataattttaTATCTCAATTGAAATATATATCATGAAAAAGAATAAAACTTTTGCACTAAAAGGTTTCACTCACAAAATTTGATGAAATGAATTAAATTTCAATTCACCAAACTTATTGTTCATTTATTATGCATCGATAAATGCCTAAGTGACTTTTTGAACTGACATCACTTTTTGGTTTCAAGAAATCATTTCAATTAAACCTTTTAAAAGTAATCGTTAGATTCAATAACGTAACTTTTTGGCTTGGTTTGGGAAGATTTTCTCCAATGGTCATAATGCTTCTATTGGATAGAAGTCTGGTCAACTAAAGTTCGAACAATGTCATtaccattcaaaaaaaaaaaagtattgtTTCAATCCATTAATAGATCCTTTTTCAACCATACATTTTCATTCCGTCCATATTCTTTCTTACCTTCTTTCTTGCATGATATATAgcatatattgtataattttatacaaataattatgCTTGTTAAAATATCATGCATATAATGAACTAACATTTGATTTCTATCAAATAAGTAGTCCATGATACAATCATACTTTTTGCGTAATATAATTACTATCAATAGAACTTAACTGTTGAAACCTAATTCATGCAAAATAAGTAAACAAAAAATTTGACATACCTTTCTTTGTGATAAAGATTCCTTCAAAATCAAAACTTGGCAAGATTATTGACCTCAATTTTACTCTAATGTTGATAGTCATCCTCATAGTACCATTCTTGTAAGGACATGTATCAATGCCACTTTCTTTAAGGTTTTATTCACCCTTACCTATATTTTGGTGTGTAAATGAGTTAATAGCAAATGAACCTCGAGGATATAATGAAGCCTAATAACTGTTGACATTTGCATAGACAGAAATAGTCTACTGAGCATTGAGTGGAGTATAGCAAGAGTACCAATTTCTATAAGGAACTTTTTTAGTAACTCATTATAGAACAATTTAGAGAAGATGGAGAGAATAGAAGGGAACTTTTGATGTGTTTTTAGTGTCCTAAACAAATGAAATTTGACTCCTCTTCATAGAGACATAACTGTCCAAATAATAGTCATTTATTTTAGCAATAATCATCATTATTCAATAGATATCTACTTGAAAATTAGACTTTGTCATTAATTAACTGACGTAACTTTTGGTAACAAGAGATATAACTCATTATTATTAATAGTGACAACTTTTGATTAATAACCAAGTGACATAACTTTTGAATTAATCACTTATAACATTTCATTTGTAACTATtggaacattataaatattttaaaaatattccaACAATATCTACACTGAAAATCTCGTAATCAAATAAAAAGATTTAATCATAATAGACAAGACATTTTTAGATTATTAGGTTTcgatttttaaactttttttaaaaaaaataatattcttTCCATTTTACTTTTTATTAGTCTGTTTCTTGTCCTACGTTGCATGTGGCTACacatgtttataattttaaaataaaagataaagtaataaaaagaaAACTATAATTGTGCTTTAACATTAAATAATGTAATATAGTGTTTTCATTAAAATCATTCTTAAGAATCTCTTTGTGCTAAAAAATATTAACACTCCGTTTATTTCATTGAAAATGActtctagaaaataatttattttttgaaaaagctaatattttcattgtttggtagatttttaaaaatatttcataaaagttattttcaattaaacaaacacaattttgagattttattattatttttcattgtttaattgaatttattttttatctataattttatattttacattgtttttgcatatattaaaaatactatattaaattcagattcattacaacgtcactttttaattacatgactattgagtatttttattttaaaatgtgacatcaacaaaattgacaaaaaattaacaatgtcaacaattggacttgactttcaaatttgaaaaataaagggtctaaattcttgaaaataaaggtacaaagactaaattacaaatatgtgaagtgtacatagacttataacatattttaacatttatactacaaaacatttattattaatatatttataattgtaataaatatttattattaaaatattaatattgaatattttcaataatatgtgaataatattatttaaaattattattttaaaatttattattaaaataaaaataaaatattaaataatttattaaaataataaattatatttattatattaataatttattatatgactaaatataaataattaaatatgtatgtttaataatattgaaaaatataatattttaaatattttaaaataaaaataaaaattattatcaatataataatattaagcttgatttaagttaatttttatataaaaataaaattatctatagatgAGCTCTTTTCCGGAAAATGACTGATGCTTTTCAAAAGGATAAGTCATTTTACAggaaaaatggcttattttacatTGACCTGTAAGTCATTTTCCGTTGACCAAACTATTTTCTATGAAACAAACAcagaaaaatatagaaaatatttTCCGTAAAACCTTTTACATGTAAATAAACGGACTCTAagttaaaaaataacaaaataaaataataataccaAGAGAAAAACAAAATTATACCTATTTGTTTGTGTGTGTGTCTTTTAGATCATAGAAAAACAAAATACTTTAGTTAATAAGagaatttacttatttaatagaGGTATaagaattcaaacacaattcatatttattattaacattaataaacttACCATAAGAATATTTAATAATAGTAAAGgaattcaatcacaattcatatttattattaacattaaattttaaaaatattgaattaattaatacAGATTACTATTAAAAATCATTTAGAAATTTTAGAACtaaaataaaaactataaaaatatttttaaaaatcagcTATAATATTATATTACCTCATCATCAATTAAAATAATCTTTCATTGTTGAAATACTTCTAacttattaatgttaataatctCTCTCTTTTTACCCATAATTTTTAAATACTACTTAATTAAATATGCTTAACTATTGGATAATATTTATATAGTTAAACTTAAATTTCAattgatatataattttaatattaattaagtaataATTAATAGACAAAATATCTAATTTAGGCTTAGAATTCTATTCAAAATACAACTGAATTTTGcatcaatcttttttttttaattgaggTATTctacttaaaaatatatatttatcacAATTTTACATAACATTTTTGTAATTAATAATAATGATCACATTTTGTATTTTGTACTTAGAATTCTATTcaaattaaaactcaattttaatcattataaattaaaatatcatcattctacattatttattttatgtaatttttaactaataattataattatttttagatgTCAATTTATAACATAATAGAAAACATATATCCTCATTAATTCATAAATTTGttcaattttatgttttatatatattatagattttttaaaatttatttttagacATTAGCAATCATTTCAAGAATAATTCGATGTGTTAAAAAGATTTAATCATAATAGACAATcctaaaaatatgtatattttagtatGTTATACTCAatgtcattaaattattagtaagtttatattttgatcatttgatttcaaaaattataaaatagtcactaaattatttgaaagtttgcatttaagtcactaagttgttaaatattttaaaatttcaactaATAAGCTCCAAGTGATGATTCAACAATTTGTATGGTGGGTTAGTACTTATCAACAAGTAAAAGAACATACATTATATCTAGGTCAATCTGATTAATAGTATTGGAGATTGGAGAAGAAAGTTGTTAGGATTTTAGTTCGCAAATTTATAATGTTCAAacttgttttatgaaaaaaaaaaaaacttgattgtagaagaaaaagaaaaaagtacTTTTTATTGGTGCAGACAATGTGAACAAAAAAGGCCAATGTGTTTAACAACCCaaagacttaaatgaaaatttttgaagaattaaataataattttatgacattttaaaattaagtgatcagaatataaatttactaataattttgtGATATTACCCATATATTTTTTTGAGAGTTTAACTTGGGTTCAGAAACacatcataattttaaaaaagcTTATAGTAAATACAATACTCATTAACACTAAATTATCTATTGCATCTTCCTTTTTCAAACATAAAACGGAGAATAGTTGTAATAACAAATACATTTCTATAGAAATTTTTAATTGAGGAGAGACAAGCAAGACGACataatcaattttttatttttaaatgaaaaaaaaaaaacctgaaaGACTCAAGCTTTAGCCATTTTAGAAATTACAAATATAAACTGGGTTCTCTACAGCAATTATATAATGGACAGGAAAATCAAATCTTAACAAATGATGATCAATTCTCATCTCGAAACTTAAATTCAAAGCGCAAATATATGAAAGAAAACAAGGAAAGCTATACCCATCGAATGTTTTAAGCACAGCATCAAGCTTTAAGCCTTCTTCTTCTTGGATGttgacccaaaaaaaaaaaagcagcgGCAAATTATTTTGGTGTATTATGATTTTATAAAgcatattgatttttttttaattttaattttgttattatatgttatttatgtagagatttaaaattgaaaatttacagtttaaaattattttaatatttttattaattttaattattcaaccaaaaataaaaatatataagtttttcttttaattttaataaaatttatccaaaaaTTAGCAAGAGAAGCAACAGAGGGCGGATTTTCCGTGGGATATGATATTATGCGTCAGCAGGCGGCAGGCCTAAAGAAAATGTTTCCGTGGAGAACCATTGTAAGTTGAATAGTGTTGGGACATTTACCACTAAACACCATCTTGTTCCTCCCTAACCAAAGAAGTGGCCAGTTGATTACAATACCAACCGACAATATTTGGTGGTAATTAGATAGGAAAGAAATGGCATTTAACAAAAGCACCTGCCTGCACGCAGTTGTTCCCATTTTGGACATGAACCTCAACACTCGTCTCTTGATTCAGCATTAAGCTCTTGGTATTCAACACTCTGGCTTCCATCCTCAACCACCGTTGCAGGGACCTTTTCACTATTACAAAACCAGCAATCACAGttatttcatcttttatttcCTATACAACTTTTTACAAGTCTGAAATCTTACGTTGTCGAATAGGTGACGAGTCCGATCACTACAACTCCAAATGCAACAAAATATAGCCAATCAACCTGCAATAATTATTTCAAAACAACCATTTttcttaccttttttttttcacaaGGAAATCCGTGCCATTTGCTCAATGATTAAACATGAAAATTGTACCTGCTGGCGATAGAAAAGGATGCGAACCACCACCGCCCACATATCAGACGTTAACAGCGACAGATTAAACATCGTGGCTCCACTCAACTGTGAGAAAAATACCTCTATTAATGCCCATTTAAACCTTTATATAGCCATTGATGAAAAGCAAGTCACCTTGAGAACAAAGGGCGTGATAGTGTAGaacatgaaacttgaaaaggtATATCCAGCAAAGCCTAGTATCTGAAAACAGAACCACAATAGAGAATGTAACTTGGCAAAGCAATAATCAAACACAATATATGAATGTTTTAATAAGGCTAAATACAGCATCATGAAACTTGTAATAGTGCTTAATTAGTTGTTTGTGAGCTAAATTCTTAAATCTGGCCTAAAAATGGAACTGATATATACTTCTACTGCATGGCATATTCCTATAAGAATAGATCATAGGTCACTTACTATATTTGTAGACCATGTTACAGATTCCAGACTCTTTAGCTCAAATATGGATCTAAGCCAAAGGTTATGgactcaaaaatatatatatatatatataattgcaaTGCCAAATTGCAGATTCAATTCAAAAGTCATAAATTAACCATATGCTACCAAGCATAAAGGATACAACTCGACACCGCTCAATAGCATCCCAAAAAGACCAATCATCGAAACCACTTCGATTCGGTCTTTCTTCTTAACACAAAATTCCTGCAATTTAGAAATGAAAAAGCAGATAGCTAAGACAAATAATCTTGAGGTTGCCATTAGATACAGAACTAATGGTGTAATAGTTCAATAGATTCACCAACCTCACCAACATTGCTCATGGCAAAGAAGAGAGTGCCAGCAATTACTAGTGCATCTCCAAGAATTGGTTTCGAACCACCTGCATGTGCAGAGAAACAAGTACTTCACTCCGGAAAATTCGAATGACTTCCAGTAATGGCGTGCTGTTTACGAATTAAAACATCCATAAAGAAACAGAGTTCCATAACTATAAGAATATCTTCTGCATTAGACCAGAATGTTACCTCCACCACCCACCCCTGCATCGGAGAGGAGCACTAGACCAAGGCCAAGCACACAAAGAGCAGCACCCCCTAGCTGCAATAAAGAATATCTAGTGCCTATgaagaaatatgtgagaaatatTGCCCATACGATGGTCCAGCAGTCCAACAGTGTCACACTAGTGATTGAGGAGAACTGGAAGGCTTTGTTaactgcaaaagaaaaaaaagggaaaaaggaatGGCTCTTTTGTCACGGTAATTTTTGCAGTAACATATCAGACATATTCCACTTTCTTTTTTCCCCCAGTTAAGAACATGTTTTTGGGAGATCATGTTATGAGATATTAGTGACTACTACAGACTCACCAAGATAATTCCCTTGAACATCAACAAAGCCGAGGGCGAGATACCAATACCAAGGAATCTGCAAACAGAACAGGATTGAAGTATCAAGGAATCCTTTTGAATATAAGATTAGTGGAGTTGATAAGTGATTACCCTTAGCTTTTGACCCCTATAGAGCAAGATGC contains these protein-coding regions:
- the LOC108458297 gene encoding uncharacterized protein LOC108458297 isoform X1; this encodes MSWSSVGNWFKTQVTLKNLFRLFLGQLVSFVLALMSFTSSLIASLGVDAPITQTSFTYFALAVVYGSILLYRGQKLRIPWYWYLALGFVDVQGNYLVNKAFQFSSITSVTLLDCWTIVWAIFLTYFFIGTRYSLLQLGGAALCVLGLGLVLLSDAGVGGGGGSKPILGDALVIAGTLFFAMSNVGEEFCVKKKDRIEVVSMIGLFGMLLSGVELSIFELKSLESVTWSTNIILGFAGYTFSSFMFYTITPFVLKLSGATMFNLSLLTSDMWAVVVRILFYRQQVDWLYFVAFGVVVIGLVTYSTTEKVPATVVEDGSQSVEYQELNAESRDEC
- the LOC108458297 gene encoding uncharacterized protein LOC108458297 isoform X2, which encodes MSWSSVGNWFKTQVTLKNLFRLFLGQLVSFVLALMSFTSSLIASLGVDAPITQTSFTYFALAVVYGSILLYRGQKLRIPWYWYLALGFVDVQGNYLVNKAFQFSSITSVTLLDCWTIVWAIFLTYFFIGTRYSLLQLGGAALCVLGLGLVLLSDAGVGGGGGSKPILGDALVIAGTLFFAMSNVGEEFCVKKKDRIEVVSMIGLFGMLLSGVELYPLCLILGFAGYTFSSFMFYTITPFVLKLSGATMFNLSLLTSDMWAVVVRILFYRQQVDWLYFVAFGVVVIGLVTYSTTEKVPATVVEDGSQSVEYQELNAESRDEC